Proteins encoded by one window of Leopardus geoffroyi isolate Oge1 chromosome X, O.geoffroyi_Oge1_pat1.0, whole genome shotgun sequence:
- the KDM5C gene encoding lysine-specific demethylase 5C isoform X15, which produces MEPGSDDFLPPPECPVFEPSWAEFRDPLGYIAKIRPIAEKSGICKIRPPADWQPPFAVEVDNFRFTPRIQRLNELEAQTRVKLNYLDQIAKFWEIQGSSLKIPNVERRILDLYSLSKPEPTEEDIEKNPELKKLQIYGAGPKMMGLGLMAKDKTLRKKDKEGPECPPTVVVKEESGGDVKVESTSPKTFLESKEEMSHSPEPCTKMTMRLRRNHSNAQFIESYVCRMCSRGDEDDKLLLCDGCDDNYHIFCLLPPLPEIPKGVWRCPKCVMAECKRPPEAFGFEQATREYTLQSFGEMADSFKADYFNMPVHMVPTELVEKEFWRLVNSIEEDVTVEYGADIHSKEFGSGFPVSDSKRHLTPEEEEYATSGWNLNVMPVLEQSVLCHINADISGMKVPWLYVGMVFSAFCWHIEDHWSYSINYLHWGEPKTWYGVPSLAAEHLEEVMKKLTPELFDSQPDLLHQLVTLMNPNTLMSHGVPVVRTNQCAGEFVITFPRAYHSGFNQGYNFAEAVNFCTADWLPAGRQCIEHYRRLRRYCVFSHEELICKMAACPEKLDLNLAAAVHKEMFIMVQEERRLRKALLEKGITEAEREAFELLPDDERQCIKCKTTCFLSALACYDCPDGLVCLSHINDLCKCSSSRQYLRYRYTLDELPAMLHKLKVRAESFDTWANKVRVALEVEDGRKRSLEELRALESEARERRFPNSELLQQLKNCLSEAEACVSRALGLVSGQEAGPHRVAGLQMTLAELRAFLDQMNNLPCAMHQIGDVKGILEQVEAYQAEAREALASLPSSPGLLQSLLERGQLLGVEVPEAQQLQRQVEQARWLDEVKRTLAPSARRGTLAVMRGLLVAGASVAPSPAVDKARAELQELLTIAERWEEKAHLCLEARQKHPPATLEAIIHEAENIPVHLPNIQALKEALAKARAWIADVDEIQNGDHYPCLDDLEGLVAVGRDLPVGLEELRQLELQVLTAHSWREKASKTFLKRNSCYTLLEVLCPCADAGSDSTKRSRWMEKELGLYKSDTELLGLSAQDLRDPGSVIVAFKEGEQKEKEGILQLRRTNSAKPSPLASSTTASSATSVCVCGQVPAGVGALQCDLCQDWFHGRCVSVPRLLSSPRPSPTSSPLLAWWEWDTKFLCPLCMRSRRPRLETILALLVALQRLPVRLPEGEALQCLTERAISWQGRARQALASEDVTALLGRLAELRQRLQAEPRPEEPPTYPSAPASDPLREGSGKDMPKVQGLLENGDSVTSPEKVAPGEGSVVGIQPGAASNPACPRNPPDLELLSSLLPQLTGPVLELPEATRAPLEELMLEGDLLEVTLDENHSIWQLLQAGQPPDMERIRTLLELEKAERHGSRARGRALERRRRRKVDRGGEGDDPAREELEPKRVRSSGPEAEEAQEEEELEEETGGEGPPQPLPTTGSPSTQENQNGLEPALGATSGPSAPFSTLTPRLHVPCPQQPPQQQL; this is translated from the exons GACTGGCAGCCACCCTTTGCTGTAGAAGTGGACAACTTCAGGTTTACTCCCCGAATCCAGAGGCTGAATGAACTAGAG GCCCAGACAAGAGTGAAGCTGAACTATTTGGACCAGATTGCCAAATTCTGGGAAATCCAGGGCTCCTCCTTAAAAATTCCCAATGTAGAACGGCGGATCTTGGACCTCTACAGCCTCAGCAAA CCGGAACCCACGGAAGAAGACATTGAAAAGAATCCGGAACTGAAGAAGCTACAGATCTATGGGGCAGGCCCCAAGATGATGGGCCTGGGCCTCATGGCCAAGGATAAGACTCTGCGGAAGAAAG ATAAGGAAGGGCCTGAGTGTCCCCCCACCGTAGTGGTGAAGGAGGAGTCAGGCGGGGATGTGAAGGTGGAGTCAACCTCACCTAAGACCTTCCTGGAGAGCAAGGAGGAGATGAgtcacagcccagagccctgcACCAAGATGACCATGAGACTGCGGAGGAACCACAGCAATGCCCAGTTT ATCGAGTCCTATGTTTGCCGGATGTGTTCCCGAGGGGATGAGGATGACAAGCTTCTGCTGTGTGATGGCTGTGATGACAACTACCACATCTTCTGCCTGCTGCCTCCTCTGCCTGAGATTCCCAAGGGTGTCTGGAGGTGCCCAAAGTGTGTCATGGCG GAGTGTAAGCGCCCCCCTGAAGCCTTTGGCTTTGAGCAGGCTACCCGGGAATACACTCTGCAGAGCTTTGGCGAGATGGCTGACTCCTTTAAAGCTGATTACTTCAACATGCCTGTGCAC ATGGTGCCCACAGAACTCGTGGAGAAGGAGTTCTGGCGGTTGGTAAACAGCATTGAGGAAGATGTGACTGTTGAGTATGGGGCTGACATCCATTCCAAAGAATTTGGTAGCGGTTTCCCCGTCAGTGACAGTAAGCGGCACCTAACCCCTGAGGAGGAG GAGTATGCTACCAGTGGTTGGAACCTGAATGTGATGCCAGTGTTGGAGCAGTCTGTACTATGCCACATCAATGCAGATATTTCTGGCATGAAGGTGCCCTGGCTCTATGTGGGCATGGTCTTTTCAGCCTTTTGCTGGCATATTGAGGATCACTGGAGTTACTCCATTAACTACCTCCATTG GGGTGAGCCGAAGACCTGGTATGGGGTACCCTCACTTGCAGCAGAACATTTGGAAGAGGTGATGAAGAAGCTGACACCTGAGCTCTTTGATAGCCAGCCTGACCTCCTGCACCAACTTGTCACCCTCATGAATCCCAATACCCTCATGTCCCATGGTGTGCCG GTTGTCCGTACAAACCAGTGTGCAGGAGAATTTGTCATTACCTTCCCTCGTGCTTACCACAGTGGCTTCAACCAAGGCTACAACTTTGCGGAGGCTGTCAACTTTTGCACTGCTGACTGG TTGCCAGCTGGGCGCCAATGCATTGAGCACTACCGCCGGCTCCGAAGATACTGCGTCTTCTCCCATGAGGAGCTCATCTGTAAGATGGCTGCCTGCCCAGAGAAGCTGGACCTGAACCTGGCCGCAGCTGTGCATAAGGAGATGTTCATCATGGTGCAGGAGGAACGGCGACTACGAAAGGCCCTGCTTGAAAAG GGCATCACGGAAGCTGAGCGAGAGGCTTTTGAGCTACTCCCAGATGACGAGCGCCAATGCATCAAGTGCAAGACCACATGCTTCCTGTCAGCTCTGGCCTGCTACGACTGCCCAGACGGGCTTGTCTGCCTTTCCCACATCAATGACCTCTGCAAGTGCTCCAGTAGCCGGCAGTACCTGCG GTATCGATACACCTTGGATGAGCTCCCTGCTATGCTGCATAAACTGAAGGTTCGGGCCGAGTCCTTTGACACCTGGGCCAACAAAGTTCGAGTGGCCCTGGAGGTGGAGGATGGGCGGAAGCGCA gCCTTGAAGAGCTGAGGGCACTAGAGTCTGAGGCCCGTGAACGGAGGTTTCCTAACAGTGAGCTGCTGCAGCAACTGAAGAACTGCCTGAGTGAGGCAGAGGCCTGCGTGTCCCGGGCTCTGGGACTAGTCAGCGGCCAGGAAGCCGG CCCCCACAGGGTGGCTGGTCTACAGATGACCCTGGCTGAGCTCCGGGCATTTCTGGACCAGATGAACAACCTGCCTTGTGCCATGCACCAGATTGGGGATGTCAAG GGTATTCTGGAACAGGTGGAGGCCTACCAGGCTGAGGCCCGTGAGGCCCTGGCCTCGCTGCCCTCCAGTCCAGGGCTACTGCAGTCCCTGTTGGAGAGGGGGCAGCTGCTAGGGGTGGAGGTGCCCGAGGCCCAGCAGCTCCAGCGGCAGGTGGAACAGGCACGATGGCTGGATGAGGTGAAGCGCACGCTGGCCCCCTCGGCCCGGAGGGGCACCCTGGCTGTCATGCGGGGACTTTTGGTCGCGGGTGCTAGCGTAGCCCCTAGCCCTGCTGTGGACAAAGCCCGGGCTGAGCTGCAGGAGCTGCTGACCATTGCTGAACGCTGGGAGGAGAAAGCCCACCTCTGCTTGGAGGCCAG GCAGAAGCATCCACCAGCCACACTCGAGGCCATAATCCATGAGGCAGAAAACATCCCTGTTCACCTGCCCAACATCCAGGCTCTCAAGGAGGCTCTTGCTAAGGCCCGGGCCTGGATTGCTGATGTGGATGAGATCCAA AATGGTGACCACTACCCCTGCTTGGATGACTTAGAGGGCCTGGTGGCCGTGGGCCGGGACCTACCTGTGGGCTTGGAGGAGTTGAGACAGCTAGAGCTGCAGGTACTGACTGCACACTCCTGGAGGGAGAAGGCATCCAAGACTTTCCTCAAGAGGAATTCCTGCTACACGCTGCTGGAG GTGCTCTGCCCGTGTGCAGACGCCGGCTCAGACAGCACCAAGCGCAGCCGGTGGATGGAGAAGGAGCTGGGGTTGTACAAATCTGACACGGAGCTGCTGGGACTGTCTGCACAGGacctcagggacccaggctctgtG ATCGTGGCCTTCAAGGAGGGggaacagaaggagaaggagggtaTCCTGCAGCTGCGTCGCACCAACTCCGCCAAGCCCAGTCCACTGGCATCATCGACCACAGCTTCCTCTGCAACCTCCGTCTGTGTGTGTGGGCAGGTGCCGGCCGGGGTGGGAGCTCTGCAGTGTGACCTGTGTCAGGACTGGTTCCATGGGCGATGTGTGTCGGTACCCCGCCTCCTCAGCTCCCCAAGGCCCAGTCCCACCTCGTCCCCGCTGCTGGCCTGGTGGGAGTGGGACACCAAATTCTTGTGTCCGCTGTGCATGCGCTCACGGCGCCCCCGCCTGGAGACCATCCTGGCACTGCTGGTAGCCCTGCAGAGACTGCCTGTGCGGCTGCCTGAGGGCGAGGCCCTGCAGTGTCTCACAGAGAGGGCCATCAGCTGGCAAGGCCGTGCCAGGCAGGCTTTGGCCTCTGAGGATGTGACTGCTCTGTTGGGACGGCTGGCCGAGCTTCGCCAGCGGCTGCAGGCTGAACCCAGGCCTGAGGAACCCCCTACCTACCCTTCAGCCCCTGCCTCTGACCCTCTCAGAGAAGGCAGTGGCAAGGATATGCCCAAG GTCCAGGGGTTGCTGGAGAACGGAGACAGTGTGACCAGTCCTGAGAAGGTAGCCCCCGGGGAGGGCTCAG TGGTGGGGATACAACCAGGAGCAGCCTCTAACCCAGCCTGTCCCCGCAACCCACCAGACCTGGAGCTGCTTTCCTCGCTGTTGCCACAGTTGACTGGCCCTGTGTTGGAGCTGCCTGAGGCAACTCGGGCCCCTCTAGAGGAGCTTATGTTAGAAGGGGACCTGCTTGAGGTGACCCTGGATGAAAACCACAGCATTTGGCAGCTATTGCAGGCTGGGCAGCCTCCAGACATGGAGCGGATCCGCACACTTCTAGAG CTGGAAAAGGCAGAGCGCCATGGGAGCCGGGCACGGGGCCGGGCGTTGGAGAGGCGGCGACGGCGGAAGGTGGATCGGGGTGGGGAGGGCGATGACCCAGCCCGAGAGGAGCTAGAGCCAAAGAGGGTACGGAGCTCAGGGCCAGAGGCTgaggaggcccaggaggaggaggagctggaggaggagactGGGGGTGAgggccccccccaacccctgcccaccACTGGCAGCCCCAGCACCCAGGAGAACCAGAATGGCTTGGAGCCGGCACTAGGGGCCACTTCAGGCCCCTCGGCCCCTTTCTCTACTCTGACTCCTAGGCTGCATGTGCCCTGCCCACAGCAGCCACCTCAGCAACAGTTGTGA